In Blastococcus saxobsidens DD2, the genomic stretch CCTGCGCCTGCACCACGACGAGGTGGTCAGCCCGATCCTGCGCACCTGGAAGGTCTTCGAGCGCAGCGACTTCGGGCCCGAGGGCGAGCAGGCCCGTGAGCAGCTGGCCGCGTTCCTGATCGGTCTCGACGCCGAGGCCACCAGGTTCGTGGCGAGCCGCGAGCGGATGCGGGCCCGCATGGCCGCCAAGGGGGAGGTTCCCATCCAAGTCTGACGGAGGGCCTCCGGCGCGACGCCTACAGCCGGCAGGCCATCACGATCTCGTCGCGGTCGTCACCGGGAGCGACCCGGATCGCACCGGGCAGCCGGCCGACCTCCTGGTAGCCCAGGCCCCGGTAGAAGGCGTCCAGGCCCGTGCCGCCGCGAGCGGTCAGGTGGAGGAACTCCCAGCCCCGCTCACGGGCGATCCGGTGCACCCCGTCCATGAGCACCCGGCCGAGGCCCGCACCCTGGCGCGAGGGGTGCACCTGCACCCGCAGCACGGTGCCCCAGTGGCGGCGCAGCGGGCTCAGCGAGCCGACGACGCTGGCGAAACCGGCGACGTCGCCGCGGACGGTGAGCAGCGCCAGCACGTCGCGGGTGGAGTGGACCCCCTCCAGCAGCTTGTCCAGGAGCGGGGTGACGTCGTCCTCGGTCACCGGCGGCACGAACCCGACGGAGCCCCCTGCGTTCGTGACGTCCACCCAGCAGCGCAGCAGCTCCCCGCGGAGCGCGTCGTCGACGGAGTTGACGGGGGTTACGACGGCGGCGGGCACACGGTTATTCTCCGCTCCCGCACCCGGGCCGCGGCCCCCGGGGCTCAGCCCTGGCGGGTCGGCGGCTGCCCCTCGGCACGGGCCTCGGCGGCGCGGACCGGATCGTAGGCGCAGGCGTCGGCGATGTCGGTGACCGGGTCGACGGCCGGCGGCTCGGCCCGCTCTCCGTCGGACGGCGGGGACGGCGGGGACGGCGGGGACGCCGGTGGGGGCGACGGCGACGGCGACGGCGACGCGGACGACGGGCCGAGCGCCTCGTCCACGAACTCCCGGATCCGGTCGTAGTCCGGGTACGCCGGATCGATCACCGTGTCGTCGAACACGACGCTGCGGATCTCGGCGTCCTGGACCAGGAACGCGAGATCCACGAAGTCGTCGAGCACCGAGCGCGGGATGTCGGTGCGGACGATGTCCTCGGTCGTGGCGGCCAGCTCCTGGTAGCGCTGCAGCACCGTCATCGGGTCGGC encodes the following:
- a CDS encoding GNAT family N-acetyltransferase, translated to MPAAVVTPVNSVDDALRGELLRCWVDVTNAGGSVGFVPPVTEDDVTPLLDKLLEGVHSTRDVLALLTVRGDVAGFASVVGSLSPLRRHWGTVLRVQVHPSRQGAGLGRVLMDGVHRIARERGWEFLHLTARGGTGLDAFYRGLGYQEVGRLPGAIRVAPGDDRDEIVMACRL